A window of the Parabacteroides merdae ATCC 43184 genome harbors these coding sequences:
- a CDS encoding dihydrofolate reductase family protein, which translates to MRVSVLGFVRASVRNKHGFHAFLTRGMAKIQVIMALTLDGFLPHEDEMLMRWVRENKRYGFPRWQRQATFHIYPHYGLMDLLNVKEKHDKDCIYLAGVGDGGSAEYADGLFRYNLVDETVLFLLPLSYGGGIPLTGEFRSARWKLLGCKTFSNGICRLMYKRNG; encoded by the coding sequence ATGCGGGTTTCTGTGTTGGGCTTTGTCAGAGCCTCTGTTCGAAATAAGCATGGGTTTCATGCTTTTTTAACAAGAGGTATGGCAAAAATTCAAGTTATCATGGCACTCACTTTGGACGGGTTCCTTCCGCATGAAGACGAGATGCTTATGCGATGGGTGAGGGAAAACAAACGGTATGGTTTCCCACGCTGGCAGCGACAGGCCACATTCCACATCTACCCCCATTACGGTTTGATGGACTTGCTGAATGTAAAGGAAAAGCATGACAAGGATTGTATTTATCTGGCAGGAGTGGGAGATGGAGGAAGTGCGGAATATGCCGATGGACTTTTTCGGTATAATCTGGTGGATGAGACAGTACTTTTTCTGCTGCCTCTTTCTTATGGTGGTGGAATCCCCTTGACGGGAGAATTCCGGTCTGCCCGCTGGAAACTTCTTGGCTGCAAAACTTTCTCCAACGGAATCTGCCGGCTTATGTATAAACGAAACGGATGA
- the mobC gene encoding conjugal transfer protein MobC, producing MQQEDDLRALAKIMEFGRAVSIFLLVVHVYVYCYPSITAWHLNLEVIDRILVNFNNTTGIFNCILWSKLLAVLLLAVSCLGTHGVKGEKITWPKIYAVLVAGCALFFLNWWLLKLPLPHMANTAFYIFTLTAGYLALLMSGLWMSRLYRHNLMEDVFNMENESFMQETRLMENEYSVNLPTRFYYKKRWNNGFVNIVNIFRACMVIGTPGSGKSYAIVNSYIRQLIAKGFAIYIYDYKFDDLSTIAYNSLLKNMDKYEVKPRFYVINFDDPRRSHRCNPINPEFMTDISDAYEASYTIMLNLNRTWIEKQGDFFVESPIILLAAIIWYLKIYKNGIYCTFPHAVELLNKPYSDLFTILTSYPELENYLSPFMDAWKGNAQDQLQGQIASAKIPLTRMISPQLYWVMTGNDFSLDINNPKEPKLLCVGNNPDRQNIYSAALGLYNSRIVKLINKKKQLKCAVIIDELPTIYFRGLDNLIATARSNKVGVLLGFQDFSQLTRDYGEKESKVIQNTVGNIFSGQVVGETAKTLSERFGKVLQQRQSVSINRQDVSTSINTQLDSLIPASKIANLSQGTFVGAVADNFDERIEQKIFHAEIVVDHTKISAEEKAYQKIPVINDFKDRNGNDIMMQQIQRNYDQIKADAQAIINEEMRRIKNDPELRKRLGLEDEKGKDPDKS from the coding sequence ATGCAGCAGGAAGATGATTTGAGGGCTCTCGCTAAGATAATGGAATTCGGCAGGGCCGTGAGTATTTTTCTTTTGGTGGTACACGTCTATGTGTACTGCTATCCGAGTATCACCGCATGGCACCTGAACCTTGAGGTGATAGACCGGATTCTGGTAAACTTCAACAACACGACCGGAATTTTCAACTGTATTCTCTGGAGCAAACTGTTGGCAGTGCTTCTGTTGGCCGTTTCCTGCCTGGGTACGCATGGGGTCAAAGGTGAAAAAATAACCTGGCCTAAAATTTATGCGGTGTTGGTGGCAGGATGCGCATTGTTTTTTCTGAACTGGTGGCTTCTTAAACTGCCATTGCCACACATGGCAAATACCGCATTCTATATTTTTACTCTTACGGCAGGCTATCTCGCCCTGTTGATGTCGGGATTATGGATGAGCCGCCTTTACAGGCACAACCTCATGGAAGATGTGTTCAATATGGAAAATGAGAGTTTCATGCAGGAAACCCGACTGATGGAGAATGAATATTCGGTAAACCTCCCGACGAGATTCTATTATAAAAAACGCTGGAATAACGGATTTGTCAATATTGTCAATATTTTCCGTGCCTGCATGGTTATCGGGACACCGGGCAGCGGCAAATCCTATGCGATAGTCAACAGTTACATACGCCAGCTTATAGCCAAAGGCTTTGCGATTTACATCTATGATTACAAGTTTGATGACCTGTCCACCATCGCCTATAATTCTTTGTTGAAGAATATGGACAAGTACGAGGTAAAGCCCCGGTTCTATGTCATCAATTTCGACGATCCGCGCAGGTCTCACCGGTGCAATCCCATTAATCCGGAATTCATGACGGACATTTCCGATGCGTACGAGGCAAGCTATACGATAATGCTCAACCTCAATCGCACCTGGATCGAAAAGCAGGGGGACTTCTTCGTGGAGTCTCCTATCATTCTGCTTGCGGCAATAATCTGGTATTTAAAGATTTACAAAAACGGTATTTACTGTACGTTTCCCCATGCGGTAGAACTGCTCAACAAACCCTACTCAGACCTGTTCACCATTCTGACCTCTTATCCGGAGCTGGAAAACTATCTTTCTCCCTTCATGGACGCATGGAAGGGAAATGCCCAGGACCAGCTCCAAGGCCAGATAGCCTCGGCTAAAATACCCCTTACGCGCATGATCTCCCCACAACTCTACTGGGTGATGACCGGTAATGATTTTTCATTGGATATCAACAATCCGAAAGAGCCCAAACTGCTCTGCGTGGGCAACAATCCGGACAGGCAGAACATTTATTCGGCAGCGCTCGGATTATATAATTCCCGTATCGTCAAGCTTATCAACAAGAAAAAACAGCTTAAATGCGCCGTTATCATTGACGAGCTTCCCACCATCTATTTCCGTGGGCTTGACAACCTGATCGCGACGGCGAGAAGCAACAAGGTGGGTGTGCTTCTGGGTTTTCAGGATTTCAGTCAATTGACACGTGACTACGGAGAAAAAGAATCCAAGGTCATCCAGAACACGGTGGGGAATATTTTCAGCGGACAGGTGGTCGGTGAAACCGCAAAAACGCTTTCAGAGCGCTTCGGCAAGGTGCTTCAGCAACGTCAGTCCGTATCCATCAACCGTCAGGACGTATCCACCTCCATCAACACACAGCTAGACTCGCTCATTCCCGCATCAAAGATCGCCAACCTCTCACAAGGCACGTTTGTCGGGGCTGTGGCGGATAATTTTGATGAGAGGATAGAGCAAAAAATATTTCATGCCGAAATTGTCGTGGACCATACCAAGATCAGCGCAGAAGAAAAGGCTTATCAGAAAATCCCGGTCATCAACGACTTCAAGGACAGGAACGGTAACGACATCATGATGCAACAGATACAACGCAATTACGACCAGATCAAGGCGGATGCGCAGGCTATTATCAATGAGGAGATGCGGCGTATCAAAAATGACCCTGAACTCCGTAAACGACTAGGTCTGGAAGATGAAAAAGGAAAGGACCCCGACAAATCATGA
- a CDS encoding hybrid sensor histidine kinase/response regulator, whose translation MVARKVSLQHKVLLGYMILIMAVCGMVSILLYERSRMREIKTETSEIRRIRHDISTAHRYITELATYGESVIVWEDTDFREYRRKRLQTDSLLQILKVSCGTFVLPKQIDSLCHLLEAKEIHLLRIMETITRQGEADSLLANRLPIVIREAVRTRTVTQKKKGIAGWFGGKRSVQVFEPSKGLQDLNEKLIAMQEERERRIDMYTDSLRIQNKALNRKLQILITHLDGQAQAAFISREEKITEAGDFSFKLFVLVIVSASSLLFISFLIIRHDIRKEREGRAQLQRINRENEELLGMRKQIILTISHDIRGPLGNINNCVELASETREKKKREGYLENIRHSCRHILNLVNNLMDVYKINETKDTRNEVPFRLNNLLDNISKEYARKAGGRALLFEHRHKNVGDITVRGDADKLEQILDNLLTNAIKFTLSGTIRFHTEYMAGRLYVEVGDTGIGMDEETLERVFRPFERAAQEINSEGFGLGLFITKALVKVLDGSIEVESRPGKGTTFRLSFPLSETTGEPETEELPVQSATILPKHVLVVDDDSILLKITEDMLGRNGVECTTCQNAKEAILALDRLDYDLVLTDIQMPVTDGFGLLRLLRNSDIGNSRTVPVAVMTARGDGDSGVYMKSGFCGCIHKPFSSKGLLAFISSVTEGRSAGMSPFDYSRLMESTDDRRHMFGLVAKESEKDLAELEEALRENDREAMRRIVHRMAPVWELLGANDVLFGYRKFLHDKTSSDETVREYTMRIMKQIRLLIDEVNNELRKKNDGDEKDFIDRGGQPDSLRYS comes from the coding sequence ATGGTAGCAAGGAAAGTTTCATTACAGCATAAGGTTCTTTTAGGGTATATGATATTGATCATGGCTGTTTGCGGCATGGTTTCCATCTTGTTATACGAACGGAGCCGCATGCGTGAGATAAAAACGGAAACATCGGAGATACGCAGGATACGCCATGACATCAGTACGGCGCATCGCTATATCACGGAGCTTGCCACCTATGGAGAGTCCGTCATTGTCTGGGAGGATACCGATTTTCGTGAGTATCGCAGAAAACGCTTGCAAACGGACAGCTTGTTACAAATATTGAAAGTGAGTTGTGGCACGTTCGTCCTGCCAAAGCAGATAGACTCCCTATGTCATTTATTGGAAGCTAAGGAGATACATCTGCTCCGCATTATGGAGACCATTACCAGACAGGGGGAAGCGGACAGCCTGCTCGCAAATCGTCTGCCTATTGTTATCAGGGAAGCGGTTCGTACCCGGACAGTCACCCAAAAGAAAAAAGGGATTGCCGGTTGGTTCGGAGGGAAAAGGAGCGTACAGGTCTTCGAGCCATCGAAAGGACTGCAAGATTTGAATGAGAAGCTGATCGCCATGCAAGAGGAACGTGAACGCCGGATAGACATGTATACCGACAGTCTGCGCATACAGAATAAGGCCTTGAACCGGAAGTTGCAAATACTCATCACCCATCTTGACGGGCAAGCGCAGGCGGCGTTCATCAGTCGTGAGGAAAAAATCACGGAAGCCGGAGATTTTTCTTTCAAACTGTTTGTCTTGGTAATCGTCTCTGCTTCCTCCTTGCTATTCATCTCGTTCCTGATCATACGGCATGACATCAGGAAAGAAAGGGAAGGGCGGGCACAGCTCCAAAGGATAAACCGTGAGAACGAGGAACTGCTCGGTATGCGTAAACAGATCATCCTGACCATCTCGCACGATATACGAGGACCATTGGGTAATATCAACAACTGCGTGGAACTGGCCTCGGAAACCCGTGAAAAGAAAAAACGGGAAGGCTATCTGGAGAACATCCGCCATTCCTGCCGCCATATACTGAATCTGGTGAACAACCTGATGGATGTTTATAAGATCAATGAGACCAAGGATACCCGTAACGAGGTTCCTTTCCGTCTAAACAACTTGCTTGACAACATATCGAAGGAATATGCCCGCAAAGCGGGTGGCCGGGCCTTGCTGTTCGAGCACCGGCATAAGAATGTCGGTGATATTACAGTGAGAGGAGACGCAGACAAATTGGAACAAATATTGGACAATCTGCTGACAAACGCCATCAAGTTCACCCTGTCGGGTACGATCCGTTTCCATACCGAGTACATGGCGGGAAGATTATATGTGGAGGTCGGTGATACCGGTATCGGTATGGACGAGGAGACATTGGAACGTGTCTTCCGTCCGTTCGAGCGTGCGGCGCAGGAGATAAACTCGGAAGGTTTCGGTCTTGGGCTTTTTATCACGAAAGCTCTTGTAAAGGTACTGGACGGAAGCATTGAAGTAGAGAGCCGACCAGGTAAAGGTACAACATTCCGCCTGTCGTTTCCCCTTTCGGAAACGACAGGAGAACCGGAAACAGAGGAGCTTCCGGTACAATCTGCGACAATACTTCCCAAACATGTACTGGTAGTGGATGATGACAGCATCCTTCTGAAAATAACGGAAGACATGCTCGGGCGCAACGGGGTGGAATGCACGACCTGTCAAAATGCAAAAGAAGCCATTCTAGCACTCGACCGCTTGGATTATGATTTGGTATTGACAGATATACAGATGCCCGTGACCGATGGTTTCGGCTTGTTGAGATTACTGCGTAACTCGGATATCGGAAATTCCCGTACCGTTCCGGTCGCTGTCATGACGGCACGGGGGGACGGGGACTCGGGCGTGTATATGAAGTCCGGTTTTTGCGGTTGCATACATAAGCCTTTCTCTTCAAAAGGACTGCTGGCCTTTATCTCCTCCGTTACGGAGGGCAGAAGTGCAGGCATGTCTCCGTTCGACTATTCCCGCCTGATGGAAAGTACGGACGACCGTCGTCATATGTTCGGTCTTGTCGCAAAAGAGTCAGAAAAGGATCTTGCCGAACTGGAGGAGGCTTTAAGAGAAAACGATCGGGAAGCCATGCGGAGGATCGTACATCGGATGGCTCCGGTCTGGGAGTTGTTAGGGGCCAACGATGTACTGTTCGGTTATCGGAAGTTCCTGCATGACAAGACCTCGAGCGACGAGACGGTCAGAGAGTACACGATGAGAATTATGAAACAGATACGGTTACTGATAGACGAAGTAAATAATGAATTAAGAAAGAAAAATGACGGGGATGAAAAAGACTTTATTGATCGTGGAGGACAACCTGATTCTTTGCGATATTCTTGA
- a CDS encoding sigma-54-dependent transcriptional regulator, with translation MKKTLLIVEDNLILCDILERWLQKAGYRVLTAIDEPSARRKIKGNNVALVLTDVRLPEGDGISLLEWSISQGLHIPFVVMTEHASIADAVRAVKLGAKDYLPKPVHEELLMELLRGLIGLPVSVPPKKSLMKRLSGAVRETERIACRVAPLNCSVMILGPNGSGKESVAQLIQQHSGRKDKPFVAVNCGCIRGELAASEFFGHVQGAFTDAKKDTAGYFETAKGGTLFLDEIGNMPPEMQTLLLRVLQERVYCPVGSRKELEADVRILSATNEDMERAIREGRFREDLYYRLAEFEIRQPSLSECPEDILPLADFFREQHSEEIRVETSGFTEQAKISMLSHSWPGNVRELDNRIRRAVLLAVSPLLTHKDLNLNATICRTGEKCKKGLMEEAEEKELIRKILEECGGKISRVARMLGMSRPTLYKKMERYGLR, from the coding sequence ATGAAAAAGACTTTATTGATCGTGGAGGACAACCTGATTCTTTGCGATATTCTTGAGAGATGGCTACAGAAAGCCGGTTACAGGGTATTGACGGCCATAGATGAGCCTTCGGCACGCCGGAAAATCAAGGGGAATAACGTGGCGCTGGTACTGACGGATGTCCGCCTTCCCGAAGGGGATGGCATCAGTTTACTGGAATGGAGCATCTCCCAAGGGTTACATATCCCTTTTGTGGTGATGACCGAACATGCCTCCATTGCAGATGCGGTGCGTGCCGTCAAATTGGGCGCAAAGGACTACTTGCCCAAGCCTGTCCACGAGGAGTTACTGATGGAACTGTTACGGGGATTGATCGGTCTGCCAGTTTCCGTTCCCCCGAAGAAATCATTAATGAAAAGGCTTAGCGGGGCGGTCCGGGAGACCGAGCGGATAGCTTGTCGTGTGGCTCCTTTGAATTGTTCCGTCATGATCCTTGGACCGAACGGTAGCGGAAAAGAATCTGTCGCACAGCTGATCCAACAGCATAGCGGGCGTAAGGACAAGCCTTTTGTGGCGGTGAACTGTGGTTGTATCCGGGGGGAACTTGCCGCATCTGAGTTCTTCGGTCACGTGCAGGGGGCATTTACCGATGCGAAAAAGGATACTGCCGGCTATTTTGAGACGGCCAAGGGCGGTACGCTCTTCCTTGACGAGATCGGAAACATGCCTCCCGAAATGCAGACACTGCTGCTCAGGGTATTACAGGAAAGAGTGTATTGTCCAGTGGGCAGCCGCAAAGAACTTGAAGCCGATGTACGGATATTGTCGGCCACCAACGAGGATATGGAGCGTGCCATACGGGAGGGACGTTTCCGGGAGGATCTGTACTACCGTCTCGCCGAGTTTGAGATACGCCAGCCCTCTCTCTCCGAATGCCCGGAAGATATATTGCCACTGGCTGACTTCTTTCGTGAGCAACATTCAGAAGAGATACGTGTGGAGACCTCCGGTTTTACCGAACAAGCCAAAATCTCCATGCTTTCCCACTCATGGCCGGGCAATGTGCGTGAACTTGACAACCGGATAAGACGTGCTGTCCTGTTGGCGGTATCTCCATTGTTAACCCATAAAGATCTGAATCTTAATGCGACCATCTGTAGGACAGGCGAAAAATGTAAAAAAGGCTTGATGGAAGAAGCAGAAGAGAAAGAACTAATAAGGAAGATTCTGGAAGAATGTGGAGGTAAGATCAGTCGTGTGGCGAGAATGTTGGGGATGAGCCGTCCGACGCTATACAAGAAAATGGAAAGGTATGGGTTGAGATAG